Proteins from a genomic interval of Heptranchias perlo isolate sHepPer1 chromosome 19, sHepPer1.hap1, whole genome shotgun sequence:
- the LOC137335201 gene encoding uncharacterized protein: protein MEEAKYRQFRSYNFAADPAFQRGLVQLGEAARGSEERLLKAKIYYYSRFISPIDPEGYKGWLSSQMIEPSNLNNLAAEEDMTKAFEKLLRQTPSDPGKNDRLTTIEITQVSCKPPIDQQAEKMEDARVYFQISKEIKGNGHDVPYEPTGNSQKKETTHEDRTVGDIANLSATTTAMKGESCTLSFSQVLHLVQSGQEIPGIQKLNIMSTNSMPTASQMARKPKPWESVKHCK, encoded by the exons ATGGAGGAGGCCAAGTACAGGCAGTTCCGCTCCTATAACTTCGCGGCTGACCCGGCGTTCCAGCGTGGCCTGGTCCAGCTCGGAGAGGCGGCGCGGGGATCCGAGGAGCGGCTGCTCAAGGCAAAAATCTACTATTactccag GTTTATCAGTCCCATTGATCCCGAAGGCTACAAAGGATGGCTTTCCTCACAAATGATTGAACCCTCAAATCTGAATAACTTAGCTGCAGAGGAAGATATGACAAAAGCTTTTGAAAAGCTGCTCAGACAGACTCCAAGTGATCCAGGAAAAAATGACCGTTTAACTACAATAGAGATCACACAGGTCAGTTGCAAACCACCCATAGATCAGCAAGCGGAGAAAATGGAGGATGCAAGAGTGTATTTTCAGATTAGTAAAGAAATCAAAGGTAACGGTCATGATGTTCCTTATGAACCAACTGGGAACAGTCAAAAAAAAGAAACAACCCATGAAGATAGAACAGTTGGTGACATTGCAAATCTTTCTGCTACGACCACAGCAATGAAAGGGGAAAGCTGCACCCTTTCTTTCTCTCAAGTTCTTCACCTTGTGCAAAGTGGACAAGAAATCCCTGGCATTCAAAAACTAAACATTATGTCAACAAACAGTATGCCTACTGCTTCACAAATGGCAAGGAAGCCCAAACCTTGGGAAAGTGTCaaacattgtaaataa